The Lacipirellula parvula genome window below encodes:
- the mddA gene encoding methanethiol S-methyltransferase, translating to MKRWMFFVYGIACYLAFLAVYAWFCAFTGNLFVAKSIDAPVTSSVGAAVAVNLALLLGFGVQHSLMARPAFKRVWTRIVPQPIERSTYVLASCLAVVLLIWQWRPIDAVVWNVENTTARGVLWTLFAIGWLMVPVVSLMINHFDLFGVRQVWCYLRGRECQPLAFRTPWLYSHVRHPLYVAWALTFWATPTMTAGHLLFAIGLTAYMVAAALVEERDLLAHFGQQYAAYQQTVPRYIPKFGKRTSL from the coding sequence ATGAAGCGTTGGATGTTTTTCGTTTACGGCATCGCTTGCTATCTCGCGTTCCTGGCGGTCTACGCTTGGTTCTGCGCGTTCACTGGCAACTTGTTTGTGGCGAAGTCGATCGACGCGCCGGTTACTTCGTCCGTTGGCGCCGCCGTCGCGGTGAACCTCGCGCTGCTGCTGGGATTCGGCGTGCAGCATTCGCTAATGGCGCGGCCGGCGTTCAAACGAGTGTGGACGCGCATCGTTCCGCAGCCGATTGAGCGGAGCACCTACGTGCTCGCGTCGTGCCTCGCCGTCGTGCTGCTCATCTGGCAGTGGCGGCCGATCGACGCCGTCGTCTGGAACGTGGAGAACACGACTGCGCGCGGCGTCCTGTGGACGCTGTTCGCCATCGGCTGGCTGATGGTTCCGGTGGTGAGTTTGATGATCAATCACTTCGATCTCTTCGGAGTGCGACAAGTCTGGTGCTATTTGCGAGGCCGCGAGTGCCAGCCACTCGCCTTTCGCACGCCGTGGTTGTATAGCCATGTTCGACATCCGCTATACGTCGCGTGGGCGTTGACGTTCTGGGCGACGCCGACAATGACGGCCGGCCATCTGCTGTTCGCGATCGGCCTAACTGCTTACATGGTTGCCGCGGCGCTCGTCGAAGAACGCGATTTGCTCGCCCACTTCGGTCAGCAATATGCCGCGTACCAACAAACGGTCCCACGCTACATTCCGAAATTTGGCAAGCGGACGAGTTTGTAG
- a CDS encoding ATP-dependent Clp protease proteolytic subunit, producing the protein MPLIPYVIEKSGREERAMDIYSRLLKDRIVLLGSGVNDEVANSLVAQLLFLQSDDPKADIHLYINSPGGSVTAGMAIYDTMQFVTCDVATYCIGQAASMGAVLLAAGAAGKRHALPNARIMIHQPSAGMEGTAEDIMIHATEYRKTKEKLNRILAEHTGQTMDQIEKHTDRDHFMSSAEAQEYRIIDQVISKMGGQ; encoded by the coding sequence ATGCCGCTCATTCCATACGTCATCGAAAAGTCGGGCCGCGAAGAGCGGGCGATGGACATCTACAGCCGGCTGCTGAAGGACCGCATCGTCCTGCTCGGCTCGGGCGTGAACGATGAAGTGGCGAACAGCCTCGTGGCTCAGTTGCTGTTCCTGCAGTCGGACGACCCGAAGGCCGACATCCATCTCTACATCAACTCGCCAGGCGGCAGCGTCACCGCCGGCATGGCGATCTACGACACGATGCAGTTCGTCACCTGCGACGTGGCGACCTACTGCATCGGTCAGGCCGCCTCGATGGGCGCCGTGCTGCTAGCTGCCGGCGCCGCTGGCAAGCGTCACGCGCTGCCGAACGCTCGGATCATGATCCACCAACCTTCCGCGGGCATGGAAGGGACGGCCGAGGACATCATGATCCACGCCACCGAGTACCGGAAGACGAAGGAAAAGCTGAACCGGATCTTGGCCGAACACACCGGCCAGACGATGGATCAGATCGAAAAGCACACCGACCGCGACCACTTCATGTCGTCCGCAGAGGCCCAGGAATACCGGATCATCGATCAGGTGATCTCGAAGATGGGCGGGCAGTAA
- a CDS encoding PEP-CTERM sorting domain-containing protein (PEP-CTERM proteins occur, often in large numbers, in the proteomes of bacteria that also encode an exosortase, a predicted intramembrane cysteine proteinase. The presence of a PEP-CTERM domain at a protein's C-terminus predicts cleavage within the sorting domain, followed by covalent anchoring to some some component of the (usually Gram-negative) cell surface. Many PEP-CTERM proteins exhibit an unusual sequence composition that includes large numbers of potential glycosylation sites. Expression of one such protein has been shown restore the ability of a bacterium to form floc, a type of biofilm.), with the protein MNDGFNGLAVQIKPNGGGASFANVNSGLTAGVPRPAGQAFTYRNRVLDFDPLDPEAPGVGKGWTILGAINTASEISFAGGPLGRKINTATEPRGELFLANLYMQPYFTFTAQITLVRGVDTVFTTTFVPPAIELPQLPEVPEPSSAALLVTAGFAGAIAQRRRMLQV; encoded by the coding sequence TTGAACGATGGCTTCAATGGTTTGGCCGTGCAAATAAAGCCCAACGGAGGTGGTGCTTCTTTTGCGAATGTCAATAGCGGCCTGACGGCCGGCGTGCCGCGACCGGCCGGGCAAGCATTCACTTACCGAAATCGAGTCTTGGATTTCGACCCGCTCGACCCGGAAGCCCCTGGCGTGGGGAAAGGTTGGACGATTCTTGGTGCGATCAACACCGCCAGCGAAATCTCCTTCGCCGGCGGCCCGCTGGGAAGGAAGATCAACACAGCGACGGAGCCGCGCGGCGAGTTGTTCCTTGCGAACCTCTACATGCAACCATACTTTACTTTCACCGCACAAATCACTCTGGTGAGGGGCGTGGATACTGTTTTCACGACAACATTTGTCCCTCCGGCCATTGAACTGCCGCAACTTCCGGAAGTACCGGAGCCGAGTTCAGCGGCGCTGCTCGTCACTGCGGGATTCGCCGGGGCCATTGCCCAGCGTCGTCGAATGTTACAAGTTTGA
- the gap gene encoding type I glyceraldehyde-3-phosphate dehydrogenase gives MAIRVAINGFGRIGRLTFRNLHARPSEFEVVAINDLTDNKMLATLLKYDSTHRRFEGKVEYDEQNLIVDGKKIKALAEKDPAKLPWKDLNVDVVVESTGFFTKRAKDGAPGYDSHLAAGAKRVVLSAPADDGADLTCVLGVNDDQLKPELKCISNASCTTNCLAPVAKVLQEKFGIVKGLMTTVHAYTNDQRVQDMPHKDPYRARSAAQNVIPTSTGAAKAVGLVLPALKGKLTGISLRVPVPTGSVVDLTALMSRDVTVEEVNAAMKEAANGPLKGILAYTEDPIVSTDIIGDPHSSIFAGPWTQVMDGNLLKIVSWYDNEWGYSCRTADLIAKIGKFA, from the coding sequence GTGGCCATTCGCGTCGCAATCAACGGTTTCGGTCGCATCGGGCGTCTGACGTTCCGCAACCTCCACGCTCGCCCCAGCGAGTTCGAAGTCGTTGCCATCAACGACCTGACCGACAACAAGATGCTCGCCACGCTGCTGAAGTACGACAGCACGCACCGTCGCTTCGAAGGCAAGGTCGAGTACGACGAGCAAAACCTCATCGTCGACGGCAAGAAGATCAAGGCTCTCGCCGAGAAGGACCCGGCCAAGTTGCCGTGGAAAGACCTGAACGTCGACGTCGTCGTCGAATCGACCGGCTTCTTCACGAAGCGTGCGAAGGATGGCGCCCCGGGTTACGACAGCCACTTGGCCGCTGGCGCCAAGCGCGTCGTCCTCAGCGCTCCGGCCGACGACGGCGCCGACCTGACCTGCGTCCTCGGCGTCAATGACGACCAATTGAAGCCCGAGCTGAAGTGCATCTCGAACGCCAGCTGCACCACCAACTGCTTGGCCCCGGTCGCCAAGGTGCTGCAAGAAAAGTTCGGCATCGTGAAGGGCCTGATGACCACGGTCCACGCCTACACGAACGATCAACGCGTGCAGGACATGCCGCACAAGGATCCGTACCGCGCGCGTAGCGCCGCCCAGAACGTCATTCCGACGTCGACCGGCGCCGCCAAGGCCGTCGGTCTGGTGCTGCCGGCCCTCAAGGGCAAGCTGACCGGCATCTCGCTTCGCGTTCCGGTTCCGACCGGCAGCGTCGTCGACCTCACCGCCCTCATGTCGCGTGACGTGACGGTCGAGGAAGTCAACGCCGCGATGAAAGAAGCCGCCAACGGCCCGCTCAAGGGCATCTTGGCTTACACCGAAGACCCGATCGTCTCGACCGACATCATCGGCGATCCCCACAGCTCGATCTTCGCGGGCCCGTGGACCCAGGTGATGGACGGCAACCTGCTGAAGATCGTCAGCTGGTACGACAACGAATGGGGCTACAGCTGCCGCACCGCCGACCTGATCGCGAAGATCGGCAAGTTCGCCTAA
- a CDS encoding RidA family protein — translation MSDIKITVEERAGRKCASSGSKWEPIMGYSRAVRSGNLIAVTGCVGVNADGTYAKSVGEQAARSLAIIQAAIEALGGKLEHVIRTRMYVVDVSKWEEVARVHGSVFADIRPATTIVEVPRLIDGDALIEIEADCVIA, via the coding sequence ATGTCCGACATCAAGATCACCGTCGAAGAGCGGGCCGGCCGCAAGTGTGCTTCCAGCGGCTCGAAGTGGGAACCGATCATGGGCTACAGCCGGGCCGTCCGCTCGGGGAACCTCATCGCGGTCACCGGCTGCGTCGGCGTCAACGCTGACGGCACCTACGCGAAGAGCGTCGGCGAACAGGCCGCCCGCTCGCTGGCCATCATCCAAGCGGCGATTGAAGCCCTCGGCGGCAAGCTTGAGCACGTCATCCGCACGCGGATGTATGTCGTCGACGTCAGCAAGTGGGAAGAAGTCGCCCGCGTGCACGGCTCGGTCTTCGCCGATATCCGCCCGGCGACCACGATCGTCGAAGTCCCGCGGCTGATCGACGGCGACGCCCTCATCGAGATCGAAGCCGACTGCGTGATTGCCTAA
- a CDS encoding PEP-CTERM sorting domain-containing protein (PEP-CTERM proteins occur, often in large numbers, in the proteomes of bacteria that also encode an exosortase, a predicted intramembrane cysteine proteinase. The presence of a PEP-CTERM domain at a protein's C-terminus predicts cleavage within the sorting domain, followed by covalent anchoring to some some component of the (usually Gram-negative) cell surface. Many PEP-CTERM proteins exhibit an unusual sequence composition that includes large numbers of potential glycosylation sites. Expression of one such protein has been shown restore the ability of a bacterium to form floc, a type of biofilm.) has translation MDKPLKFAQRPVIAVCTLAMLGTLGFSATTAAATLSVYRSNNDHVLSFFLRGESLNNGFAAFALTITGDSFANVGSGLFLGSPRPAGQAFSYRNRALDLDPLDLDFPGIGKGWNILAPSNDSTKIQFGGGPYQHVISTAGEPRGELFLANIFVADPAVFAGLKAELALMSENKVIFTQNYAPLPLNLIPQLPEVPEPSSAALLVTAGLAAIATRRRLVQVDDNWVA, from the coding sequence ATGGATAAGCCATTGAAGTTTGCGCAGCGACCAGTGATCGCCGTCTGCACGTTAGCGATGCTAGGAACACTGGGCTTCTCAGCGACAACCGCCGCCGCAACGCTCTCAGTTTACCGCAGCAACAACGACCACGTATTGTCGTTCTTCTTGCGAGGAGAATCACTGAATAATGGCTTTGCGGCCTTCGCTTTGACAATCACTGGCGATTCCTTCGCGAACGTCGGCAGCGGACTTTTCCTGGGCTCACCGCGCCCAGCCGGGCAAGCATTTAGCTACCGCAACCGCGCGTTGGACCTTGATCCTTTGGACCTAGATTTCCCTGGAATTGGCAAAGGCTGGAATATTCTGGCTCCATCTAACGACTCAACCAAAATCCAGTTCGGCGGAGGTCCCTACCAACACGTAATCAGTACGGCCGGGGAACCTCGCGGAGAATTGTTCCTCGCCAATATTTTCGTTGCGGACCCCGCCGTGTTTGCTGGATTAAAAGCAGAACTAGCCCTAATGAGCGAAAACAAAGTCATCTTCACGCAGAATTACGCGCCGCTTCCATTAAATTTAATCCCACAGCTTCCAGAAGTGCCGGAGCCTAGTTCAGCGGCGTTACTTGTTACTGCTGGGCTCGCCGCGATAGCGACTCGACGTCGCCTCGTGCAGGTCGACGACAATTGGGTCGCTTAG
- a CDS encoding ClpP family protease: MYTPIGSSAPHLDPKLAAAMRDYQRQRQMTLGDLLLENRVIFLQGEIYDGNANEIVMKLLYLQSENRRKDIHFYINSPGGSVSATLAMYDTMQMITPKVATYCVGLAASGGAVLLAGGEKGKRFALKHAKIMIHQPHGGVGGQVSDIEIQANEIIKTRHALNEILASHTGKTNEEIGKACDRDYYMTALEAKEFGLVDDILIKPPGSEEAEEE, from the coding sequence ATGTATACGCCCATCGGTAGTTCTGCGCCCCATTTGGATCCCAAGCTCGCGGCTGCGATGCGGGATTACCAACGTCAGCGTCAAATGACGCTCGGCGATCTGCTGCTCGAAAACCGCGTGATCTTCCTGCAAGGCGAGATCTACGACGGCAATGCGAATGAAATCGTGATGAAGCTGCTCTATCTGCAGAGCGAGAATCGTCGCAAGGACATTCACTTCTACATCAACTCGCCGGGCGGCAGCGTGAGCGCGACGCTGGCGATGTACGACACGATGCAGATGATCACGCCGAAGGTGGCGACCTACTGCGTCGGCCTGGCTGCGAGCGGCGGCGCCGTCTTGCTGGCTGGCGGCGAGAAGGGAAAGCGTTTCGCTCTGAAGCACGCGAAGATCATGATCCACCAGCCGCACGGCGGCGTCGGCGGTCAGGTCTCCGACATCGAGATTCAGGCGAACGAGATTATCAAGACTCGCCACGCACTCAACGAAATCCTTGCCAGCCACACCGGCAAGACGAACGAGGAGATCGGCAAGGCGTGCGATCGCGACTACTACATGACCGCACTCGAGGCGAAGGAATTCGGCCTCGTCGACGACATCCTCATTAAGCCCCCCGGCAGCGAAGAAGCCGAGGAGGAATGA
- a CDS encoding PEP-CTERM sorting domain-containing protein (PEP-CTERM proteins occur, often in large numbers, in the proteomes of bacteria that also encode an exosortase, a predicted intramembrane cysteine proteinase. The presence of a PEP-CTERM domain at a protein's C-terminus predicts cleavage within the sorting domain, followed by covalent anchoring to some some component of the (usually Gram-negative) cell surface. Many PEP-CTERM proteins exhibit an unusual sequence composition that includes large numbers of potential glycosylation sites. Expression of one such protein has been shown restore the ability of a bacterium to form floc, a type of biofilm.) encodes MLRYLQLAIGLAFCCWSASGRAEFLSLTHNAEKTIWTVYLNGGALNGNFNAISFEAVPTGGAIFEAVSAGLGGIPRPPGMKFTYRNRALDIDPDDPDLPGIGKGWTVLSPVNIATKVAFSGGPLGKTISTAAEPDGKLFLANFYTPTSPGGTFSARVILVNGITTVADETLVPPLVPEPTACGLLLLGMVGVAAVRRGRS; translated from the coding sequence ATGCTCCGTTATCTGCAATTAGCGATTGGCCTAGCATTCTGTTGCTGGTCGGCGAGCGGCCGAGCGGAGTTCCTGAGCCTGACGCACAATGCCGAGAAGACGATCTGGACCGTTTACTTGAACGGCGGCGCTCTCAATGGAAATTTCAATGCAATTTCCTTCGAGGCAGTGCCAACCGGCGGAGCCATTTTTGAAGCAGTAAGCGCTGGTCTTGGTGGCATTCCTCGCCCGCCTGGAATGAAGTTCACTTACCGCAACCGGGCGTTGGACATCGACCCAGACGACCCAGACCTTCCCGGGATCGGGAAAGGCTGGACGGTCCTCTCTCCGGTCAATATTGCAACGAAGGTAGCCTTCTCCGGCGGGCCGTTGGGGAAGACGATTAGCACGGCCGCTGAACCGGACGGCAAGCTCTTCCTGGCAAACTTTTACACGCCGACCTCGCCAGGAGGAACGTTTTCGGCCCGCGTTATTCTCGTGAATGGAATTACGACCGTCGCCGACGAAACGCTCGTGCCCCCGCTCGTGCCTGAACCGACGGCGTGCGGGCTACTGCTTCTGGGAATGGTTGGCGTCGCGGCGGTTCGTCGCGGACGAAGCTGA
- a CDS encoding PEP-CTERM sorting domain-containing protein (PEP-CTERM proteins occur, often in large numbers, in the proteomes of bacteria that also encode an exosortase, a predicted intramembrane cysteine proteinase. The presence of a PEP-CTERM domain at a protein's C-terminus predicts cleavage within the sorting domain, followed by covalent anchoring to some some component of the (usually Gram-negative) cell surface. Many PEP-CTERM proteins exhibit an unusual sequence composition that includes large numbers of potential glycosylation sites. Expression of one such protein has been shown restore the ability of a bacterium to form floc, a type of biofilm.), protein MSSKSTWLLAMLGIASVQALPATAREVFFDSVVGFDDVDVEIAYSESGRSGVNPLYEAKSDLRSAGTLQLHNGVTSTGETSNELFFDVIVDTDDVDPPIDLAIGVTTPGGTAANITQVGNISPLPTSFSLSVLLTDPAGSSLPVMLKFAGQTAAGLAFDRVGGVALDIQGSTIGLIFNLRISDPQLYSSAAPVFSSLSATASLIPEPATGALLATSLLGLAVARRRFSRHPSATSPRRE, encoded by the coding sequence ATGAGTTCCAAGTCAACCTGGCTTCTCGCCATGCTGGGCATCGCGTCAGTTCAAGCCTTGCCCGCAACGGCGCGCGAAGTTTTCTTCGATAGCGTCGTTGGGTTCGACGATGTCGACGTCGAGATCGCGTACAGCGAATCGGGCCGCTCTGGCGTCAACCCGCTCTATGAGGCGAAGTCGGATCTCCGCAGCGCCGGCACCCTGCAGCTTCACAACGGCGTTACTTCGACGGGCGAGACCTCCAACGAACTCTTCTTCGACGTCATCGTCGACACCGACGACGTCGACCCGCCGATTGATTTGGCCATTGGCGTCACGACGCCTGGCGGCACGGCGGCGAACATCACCCAAGTCGGCAACATTTCGCCGCTGCCGACGTCCTTCTCATTGAGCGTACTCCTCACCGATCCCGCGGGAAGCAGCTTACCGGTGATGCTGAAGTTTGCCGGTCAAACTGCGGCTGGCCTCGCCTTCGATCGCGTGGGCGGCGTCGCTCTCGATATCCAAGGTTCGACGATCGGGCTGATCTTCAACCTTCGAATCAGTGACCCGCAGCTCTACAGCTCGGCGGCGCCCGTGTTCAGCTCGCTGAGTGCAACGGCCAGTTTGATCCCCGAGCCTGCTACCGGCGCGCTGCTAGCCACATCGCTGTTGGGGTTGGCGGTCGCACGACGGCGATTTAGCCGCCATCCAAGCGCGACGTCACCCCGGCGAGAGTGA
- the tig gene encoding trigger factor codes for MSAKQIEESQVDDVAEGGEAAAAERLNLDVQIASPSACERHVTVTVSREDVDRYLDEAYSDMMATASVPGFRIGRAPRKLVENRFKEEIGEKIKGSLLMDSLSQISEDQSFTAISEPELNLDAIEVPSEGPMVFEFDIEVRPEFDLPQWKGLAIERPVREFTDADVDAHLEQMLARYGQLVPHEGAAEAGDFATVNLRTTADGKQLALEEERVLRIRPTLSFLDGKLEGFDKLLAGAKAGDKKTGKIELTQDAPNEELRGKSVEVEFEVLEVKKLKLPELTEEFLQEMGGFDSEEKLREAIKSNLQRQLEYEQQRNSRQQITAELTKKADWDLPPGLLKRQSVRELERAVMELRRAGFPETEIRARQNELRQNSGAATAKALKEHFILERIAEEEKIDAEEGDFEQEIFLMAMQSGESPRRVRAQIEKRGLMDILQNQIVERKVLEKVQSEAKFKDKPYEPGKSTVEAISVAAGGDAQSVPAATEAEEPKKDKA; via the coding sequence ATGAGTGCCAAGCAAATCGAAGAATCGCAAGTGGACGACGTCGCCGAGGGCGGGGAAGCGGCAGCTGCGGAACGCCTGAACCTTGACGTTCAGATTGCCAGCCCCAGCGCCTGCGAACGCCACGTGACCGTGACCGTGTCGCGTGAAGACGTCGACCGTTACCTGGACGAAGCCTACAGCGACATGATGGCGACCGCCTCTGTCCCCGGCTTCCGCATTGGTCGGGCCCCGCGCAAGCTGGTCGAAAACCGCTTCAAGGAAGAAATCGGCGAGAAGATCAAGGGTTCGCTGCTCATGGACAGCTTGAGCCAGATCAGCGAAGACCAGTCGTTCACCGCCATCAGCGAGCCGGAGCTGAACCTCGACGCGATCGAGGTCCCCAGCGAAGGTCCGATGGTGTTCGAGTTCGACATTGAAGTTCGCCCCGAATTCGACCTCCCGCAGTGGAAGGGTCTGGCCATCGAGCGTCCGGTGCGTGAATTCACTGACGCCGACGTCGATGCGCACCTTGAGCAAATGCTGGCCCGCTACGGCCAGCTCGTGCCGCACGAAGGCGCCGCCGAGGCTGGCGACTTCGCCACGGTGAACCTCCGCACGACGGCCGACGGCAAGCAACTCGCTCTGGAAGAAGAACGCGTCCTACGTATTCGCCCGACGCTGAGCTTCCTCGACGGCAAGCTCGAAGGCTTCGACAAGCTGCTCGCCGGCGCCAAGGCTGGCGACAAGAAGACGGGCAAGATCGAGTTGACCCAGGACGCCCCGAACGAAGAACTTCGTGGCAAGAGCGTTGAGGTCGAGTTCGAAGTTCTGGAAGTGAAGAAGCTCAAGCTGCCGGAACTGACCGAAGAATTCCTGCAAGAAATGGGCGGCTTCGATTCGGAAGAAAAGCTTCGCGAAGCGATCAAGTCGAACCTGCAGCGTCAGCTCGAATACGAGCAACAACGCAACTCGCGTCAGCAAATCACCGCCGAATTGACGAAGAAGGCCGACTGGGATCTGCCGCCGGGCTTGCTGAAGCGCCAGAGCGTCCGCGAACTGGAGCGGGCGGTGATGGAACTGCGTCGCGCCGGGTTCCCGGAAACGGAAATTCGCGCCCGCCAAAACGAACTCCGCCAGAACAGCGGCGCCGCCACGGCCAAGGCCCTCAAGGAACACTTCATCCTCGAGCGGATTGCCGAAGAAGAAAAGATCGACGCCGAAGAAGGTGATTTCGAACAAGAAATCTTCCTGATGGCCATGCAAAGCGGCGAATCGCCGCGTCGGGTCCGTGCTCAGATCGAAAAGCGCGGTCTGATGGACATCCTGCAGAACCAAATCGTCGAGCGTAAGGTTCTGGAGAAGGTGCAGTCCGAGGCAAAGTTCAAGGACAAGCCTTACGAACCGGGCAAGTCGACGGTTGAAGCGATCTCGGTCGCTGCGGGCGGCGACGCCCAATCGGTTCCGGCCGCCACTGAAGCCGAAGAACCGAAGAAGGACAAAGCGTAG
- a CDS encoding class I SAM-dependent methyltransferase, whose translation MTRPDRPTWQLPPGVSRGLWDYVHTPHIADDYDDYFAFNSLFETDGAILRRQFDRPGLVADLGCGTGRALVPLVKEGHRGLAIDLSDHMLRVVQGKADDEDLPIDCVRANLVEMDAIADGAVDYAMCMFSTLGMIRGRANRRKVLHHARRILKPGGKFVLHVHNYWFNLRDPEGPWWVIGNVATAPFRRDIEVGDRWFPYRGLPSMFLHVFRWRELAADLRSVGFKITERVALDAARRKPLDRPWLLPMLRTNGWIVTSERPQE comes from the coding sequence ATGACCCGTCCTGATCGCCCAACCTGGCAACTTCCTCCCGGCGTTTCCCGCGGGCTGTGGGACTACGTCCACACGCCCCACATCGCCGACGACTACGACGATTACTTCGCGTTCAACAGCCTGTTCGAAACCGACGGGGCAATTCTGCGTCGACAGTTCGATCGGCCGGGACTGGTAGCCGATTTGGGCTGCGGCACCGGACGGGCGTTAGTGCCGCTGGTGAAAGAGGGGCACCGCGGGCTGGCGATCGACCTTTCCGACCACATGCTGCGGGTGGTGCAGGGGAAGGCCGACGACGAAGATCTGCCGATCGATTGCGTGCGGGCGAACCTGGTGGAGATGGACGCGATCGCCGACGGCGCCGTCGATTACGCGATGTGCATGTTCAGTACGCTCGGCATGATTCGCGGCCGGGCGAATCGCCGAAAGGTGCTGCACCACGCGCGACGGATCCTCAAACCGGGCGGTAAGTTCGTGCTGCATGTGCACAACTATTGGTTCAACCTCCGCGACCCCGAAGGTCCGTGGTGGGTGATCGGCAACGTCGCGACGGCGCCATTCCGCCGCGACATCGAAGTCGGCGACCGCTGGTTCCCGTATCGCGGACTGCCGAGCATGTTTTTGCACGTCTTCCGCTGGCGCGAACTCGCGGCCGACTTGCGTTCGGTAGGGTTCAAGATCACCGAACGCGTGGCGCTCGACGCGGCGCGGCGCAAGCCGCTCGATCGACCGTGGTTATTGCCGATGCTGCGGACGAATGGCTGGATCGTTACTTCGGAGCGGCCGCAGGAATAA
- a CDS encoding ASCH domain-containing protein, whose translation MLLFKKKFLPAIRSGEKTQTIRLWKWRMMRPGQRSYIPGAGYVAILQVEPVALAALTDADAIPDGFATADALRHELSTIYGDKLAAGYQAFRVVFRVTGEAK comes from the coding sequence ATGTTGCTATTCAAGAAAAAGTTCCTCCCCGCGATCCGCAGCGGCGAGAAGACGCAGACGATCCGCCTCTGGAAATGGCGGATGATGCGCCCCGGTCAGCGGAGCTACATCCCCGGCGCCGGTTACGTCGCGATCCTGCAAGTGGAGCCTGTCGCGCTCGCCGCCCTCACCGACGCCGACGCGATTCCCGACGGCTTCGCCACCGCCGACGCCCTCCGCCATGAACTCAGTACGATCTACGGTGATAAACTAGCCGCCGGCTACCAGGCGTTCCGCGTCGTCTTCCGCGTGACAGGCGAAGCGAAGTGA